One stretch of Leadbetterella byssophila DSM 17132 DNA includes these proteins:
- a CDS encoding COG1470 family protein — protein sequence MCIILFASFTCKGGISVVNGLSHEHQNAQLTGSIKVKNEGTKTERVSLYLQDLVPNCDGSVVYQEPSGQQWIFLDKDFIELGAGEEVEVKYSLVPFKERETSQWQVVMVEAEDPIATDHQGGVQINSKVRYAIQIVLHAGAYQAPEVGFHEVKLNSKETISVTLKNHGSYMTFVNLKLEVLTEEGKIVKVFEGNNRRIYPGYCTTFTIPVDDIPAGKYAGVLVADNGKDLYGSHLLLEL from the coding sequence ATGTGCATTATCCTCTTTGCAAGTTTTACTTGCAAAGGGGGCATTTCTGTAGTAAATGGTCTTAGTCACGAACATCAAAATGCACAACTTACCGGAAGTATTAAAGTAAAGAACGAGGGAACTAAGACGGAGCGAGTATCACTTTACCTTCAGGACTTAGTCCCAAATTGCGATGGAAGTGTAGTGTATCAGGAACCTTCCGGACAGCAGTGGATTTTTTTAGACAAAGACTTTATAGAGCTAGGAGCAGGGGAAGAAGTAGAGGTCAAATACTCCTTAGTCCCGTTCAAGGAGAGGGAGACTTCTCAGTGGCAGGTGGTCATGGTTGAGGCAGAGGATCCTATAGCTACAGATCATCAAGGTGGCGTTCAGATCAATTCTAAGGTCAGATATGCCATTCAAATCGTATTACATGCGGGTGCTTATCAAGCACCGGAAGTGGGATTTCATGAGGTCAAATTGAACAGCAAAGAAACCATTTCGGTCACTTTGAAAAATCATGGTTCCTATATGACCTTCGTCAACTTAAAACTTGAAGTGCTTACCGAAGAAGGGAAAATAGTAAAGGTCTTTGAAGGTAACAATAGAAGGATTTATCCAGGATATTGTACCACTTTCACCATTCCTGTCGATGATATTCCTGCAGGCAAATATGCAGGTGTGCTGGTGGCTGATAATGGTAAAGACCTGTACGGATCTCACCTATTACTTGAATTATAG
- a CDS encoding M28 family peptidase, whose translation MFRIILLFLLIPFFAKAQIIEEARLVKHVEFLASDKLEGRAPGTKGDKRASEYIVSQFKKIGLKPYPSYKDSFVIQRGKDIKTNNILGYLDNGKEHTVIIGAHYDHLGTKKGQVYNGADDNASGVAAMLELARYYSTNKAVENYNYLFVAFSGEEWGLLGSKHLADRLSPENINLMINLDMIGRYREDKGLTIGGVGTSTVLEKWGPELGMCMELNFQIDSSGVGPSDHTSFYHKGIPVLFLFTGAHEDYHKPSDDTDKLNFRGIKLISNYVIQLMSHLDELPKIDFKKTREPAPTGRTQFKVSLGVLPNYEYNGTGLKIELVSQGKPASQAGIKAGDVLLKLDDTELQDINTYVDVLGRLEKGQRVQVVLDRKGEKISKEITL comes from the coding sequence ATGTTCCGCATTATCTTATTGTTCCTCCTGATTCCATTTTTTGCAAAGGCTCAAATCATAGAGGAGGCCAGGTTAGTAAAGCATGTAGAATTTTTAGCATCAGATAAGTTAGAAGGAAGGGCACCGGGAACAAAAGGCGACAAACGTGCTTCGGAATACATTGTTTCGCAATTCAAAAAAATAGGATTAAAGCCATATCCATCATACAAAGACTCCTTTGTGATTCAAAGGGGTAAGGATATAAAGACCAATAACATCCTGGGTTACTTAGATAATGGCAAGGAGCATACCGTGATCATCGGAGCTCATTATGACCATTTAGGTACTAAGAAGGGCCAAGTTTATAATGGTGCTGATGATAATGCCTCTGGAGTAGCCGCTATGTTAGAACTAGCCAGATACTATAGCACTAATAAGGCAGTTGAAAATTACAATTACCTATTTGTAGCCTTTTCAGGAGAAGAATGGGGTTTATTGGGTTCAAAGCATTTAGCTGATCGATTGTCTCCAGAAAATATCAATTTGATGATTAACCTAGACATGATAGGTAGATATAGAGAAGACAAGGGTCTAACTATTGGAGGGGTAGGGACCAGTACCGTTTTGGAGAAATGGGGGCCGGAACTGGGCATGTGTATGGAGCTTAACTTTCAGATAGATTCCAGTGGTGTGGGCCCAAGTGATCATACTTCCTTCTACCATAAAGGTATTCCTGTCTTGTTCTTATTTACGGGTGCTCATGAAGATTATCACAAGCCGAGTGACGATACGGACAAGTTGAATTTTAGAGGTATAAAATTGATCAGTAATTATGTGATTCAATTGATGTCTCATTTAGACGAACTTCCAAAAATAGATTTTAAGAAAACCCGTGAACCTGCGCCTACGGGAAGGACTCAATTTAAAGTTTCTTTAGGTGTCTTGCCTAATTATGAATATAATGGCACGGGCTTAAAGATTGAGTTGGTATCACAGGGCAAACCTGCTTCTCAGGCAGGTATAAAAGCTGGGGACGTACTTCTGAAGCTTGATGATACTGAATTACAAGATATAAACACTTATGTAGATGTTTTGGGACGCTTAGAGAAGGGCCAAAGGGTGCAAGTAGTATTGGACAGAAAAGGAGAAAAGATTAGTAAGGAAATTACATTATAG
- a CDS encoding CoA-binding protein, whose protein sequence is MSKKTLVIGASTNPTRYSNMATHKLLEHKHEVELLGKQSGEVAGHTIKQSTEELSADFHTVTLYINSERQIEYFDYLVALHPQRVIFNPGTENPSLKLLLEKNGIQTLEACTLVLLATGQF, encoded by the coding sequence ATGTCAAAGAAAACATTGGTGATAGGAGCCAGTACAAATCCTACCCGCTACTCGAATATGGCCACACATAAACTTCTGGAGCATAAGCACGAGGTGGAATTATTAGGTAAGCAGTCGGGTGAAGTTGCCGGACACACAATCAAACAATCTACAGAAGAACTTTCTGCAGATTTTCACACTGTTACACTGTATATAAATTCAGAGCGTCAAATAGAATATTTTGATTACTTGGTTGCACTGCATCCGCAAAGAGTAATATTTAATCCGGGAACGGAAAATCCTTCTTTAAAGCTACTTCTGGAGAAAAACGGGATTCAAACTCTTGAGGCTTGTACCTTAGTTTTGTTAGCAACTGGTCAATTTTGA